From the Natronoarchaeum philippinense genome, the window GAAGGCAGAAAAGCGTCGGTCAGAAAGGCGTTAGCCTTCCATCCCGCCGAACGACAGTCCGCTCTCGACGTAGCGCTGGGAGAAGAAGTAGATCAGCGCCACTGGTGTCGCGTAGACGAGCGCGTAGGCCGCGAACTGCGCCCACGGCGTCGCGAACTCGTCGGTCAGCGCGTAGAGTCCGACGGACAGCGGGTAGCCGTCGGCGCCCAACATCACCTGCGCGACGATGAACTCGTTCCAACCGGCGAGGAACGTGAAGATCAGCACCACTGCCAGACCGGGCTTGGTGAGGGGGAGGATGATCTCCCAGACGATCCGTCCGCGCGACGCGCCGTCCATGATGGCCGCTTCGGTGTAGGACTCGGGGATGTTGTCCATGAACGTCTTGAGCAACCACGTGTTGAACGGCACCGCACCGGCCGAGTAGAACATCGCAAGCGCGAGGTGGCTGTTCGTGATGCCGGCTGCGTTAAAGACCACGTACAGCGCGACCAGCGCCGCGATGCCCAGACCGCCGCCGACCTGCGTCAGCATTACGTAGCCGTACAGCAGGCCCTTGCGGCCCTTGAAGTCGTTCCGCGAGAGTGTGTACGCGCCGGGGATGATCAGCGCCATCGAGAACAGCACTGTCGGGATCGACAGCCGGAGGCTGTTGGCGAGATAGGAGTTAGTGAACTGACGCCAGTACTCGCCGAGGCCGGCATTCGGGCCCGGATAGCTCTCGAAGAAGAAATTCGACTCCGTCCAGAGCCACCTGTAGGCGCTCAAGTTCCACTGATCGGGCGACGCGAAGATGCCCTGACTGTAGAGGTTCGCGGCGGCCGTCCCGCCGGCGATCGTCTCCTGTACGTCTTCGACGACACGGATCGGCCACCGCAGCGTGTGGACGATGTCGTCGCGCATACTCTCGAAGATGGATTCTCGCATGCTCATGCGTTTTGCACCCCGTCTGCGAGGCGGCCT encodes:
- a CDS encoding sugar ABC transporter permease, yielding MSMRESIFESMRDDIVHTLRWPIRVVEDVQETIAGGTAAANLYSQGIFASPDQWNLSAYRWLWTESNFFFESYPGPNAGLGEYWRQFTNSYLANSLRLSIPTVLFSMALIIPGAYTLSRNDFKGRKGLLYGYVMLTQVGGGLGIAALVALYVVFNAAGITNSHLALAMFYSAGAVPFNTWLLKTFMDNIPESYTEAAIMDGASRGRIVWEIILPLTKPGLAVVLIFTFLAGWNEFIVAQVMLGADGYPLSVGLYALTDEFATPWAQFAAYALVYATPVALIYFFSQRYVESGLSFGGMEG